TAATTTTTCATTATTAAAAGGCATAAGAGGAGCCAATGTTTCAAGAGCCCCTCCTCCTCTCATTATGACAAGCAGTTCTATATCTTTCTTCTTAAAAGTCCTAATGGCTCCCAGAATATCGGAAACGGCCTCTTGTCCTTCAACCCGACAATCAATTATTTTCACCTCAAAGCCGTACTTTCCAAGATTATTGGAAAAATCGGCAATTACCGCTCCTCTTAAAGAAGTAATAAGCCCTATTTTTTTGGGATACTGGGGAATTTCTCTTTTTCTTTCGGGAGCAAAAATTCCTTCTTCAGAAAGCTTCTTTTTTAATTTTTCATATTCTTTCTTCAGAACGCCTTCTCCTGCAATCTCTAAAGAAGTAACTATTAAAGAAAGACGCCCGGTAGAAGGATATATTTCCGGAGCTCCGGAAATTATTACTTTAAGGCCTTCTTTCAGTTCAATTCCAAAAAGGTCATATTTAAATTTCCAAATAGCGCAACTTATAACGCTTTGCTTGTTTTCATCTCTAAGAGTAAAATAGACATGCCCCTTTGGGCCGACATCTGCCCTGCCAACCTCCCCTATTATTTTTACCTTCGCCTTTTTCAATCCGATATTAATACGGGTTATAAATTGTGAAACGGAAAGAATCGAATTATCCATTTTAATATTTAATCGCTCCTCTTGTATAAATATTTCTCGGATTCCAAAGCATATACCCCTTAAAATCTTCTTTTAAGGCGTCATAGACGGCTCTTATCTGGCTTTTTACCATTTGCTCGTCATAAACGGCCCCAAGGTTAAAATCCTGAAGCCAGGGACGCAATTTGGCTTTTTTTTCATAAGGCAAGGCATCAATTCTCTCTTTTGCCCTTTTCATTGAATAATAAACCACTTCATAAGGATATTCCGCCGGATTGGCGTATCCTCTGAATCCATGAGCATAATGGGACGGATAAACCATTGGGGAAATATAGTCGAAAAAAGGGACAAAATCTTCAAGAACCTGGCCTATTCCCAAATCATCGCTGTTTACGGTAACAAGCCCGAACAAATCAACGGAAAGATTTTTGCCCATTGTCCCCCTTCTAAGATATTGTGCAAAATCCCTGATAATAGCTCTTTTTTGTTTCTCTCCGTCCCAAAGGGGAAAATCCATGTCCTTTAAATTGCCGTCGGAAGGGAATCTAATGTAATCAAAATTAACTTCATCAAATCCTTTTTCAAATGCATCTTTTGCTATTTTCAAATTATACTCCCACGCCTCTTTGCTTGAAGGGTCAATCCAAGTAAGCCCTGATTTATCGGTCCAAAGAACGTTTGGATTAAATTTTCTTCTTATTGCAATATCGGGCCTTGCTCTTGCCAAAACCGGGTCCTGAAAAATAACCATTCTTGCAATGACATACGCTTTCTCGTTGTGAAACTTTTCAATCAATTCTTCAATATTTGGGATTATTATCTTTTCCGCTCCATATGCTTTAACTTCCGGAACGTTTGTTTTATAAAAAACGTATCCGGAATAATCCTTAATGTCTATAACTACAGAATTAATTCTTGTATTCTTTACAATTTCAAGCATATCACTGGTCCTGCTTTTACTGCTTGCTGTCCAGCCGGTCATGTATATTGATTCAACTATTGCCCCTTCTTTTCTTTCCTCTCTTGCTTTTTCGCTTAAAAGAAAAAGAGAAGAGCCGAAAACTCCCATTGAAACCAAAAAAGAAAGGAAGATTGAAACCGTTCCCTTTTTCAGCCACTCTTTTCTTTCCTTTTCTTTTAATTTTTCAATTGCGTATCTTAATGTTGTTCTTTTCATTTTTCCTTTGTTCTTTTGTAAAAAATCAAGAAGGGCTTTTTTATTTTTTTTGCCAACTTCTCTTAGAACCCATCCGGTTGCCTTATTAATCAAATCATTGTCGTCTTCAAGTAAAATCTTTGAAATTTTCAGAGCATCTTTAAATTCATTTTTAGAAATAAAAGAAAGGGTTGATATTATGGCTATCCTTCTTTTCCAAATGTCTTTTGATTTTGCAAAATCATACAAGATATCCTTTTCTTTATCTTGGAGAAAATCGCCAATTATTTTCGGAGCGCTCGTATCAACCAAATCCCAATTATTTACTCCTTTGATGTTTTTAAGATAGAAAGAAAAGATTTCCTTTTTTTTCATAACCTTGTATTTTTCAACTAGAATAACAAGGGCGGTAAACCTATATTCATGAATATTGCTTTTCAGCAATTCTGACACTTTTTTTAAGGGTATTTCTTTAAAATATTTTTTAGAAATTATCCTTAAAGAAGGAACGTCTACCCCGAGAAAAACATCTCCTTCTCCATACTCCCCTTTTTTCGTTTTAAAATATCTACTGCAAGCTTTAGCTCTTTTTTTATTCTTTAATTTTTGAATCTCTTTTTCAATCATTTCATTATGTCTAAGATTGATCCGGTTATAAAAACTTCAACAAGAGCGGCTATTGCAATAAGAGGGAATAAAAATCTTGCAAAAAAGACAAAAGAAAGAGAAATTTCTTCTCTTAAATCTCCCTTTTTTTTAAAAAGAACGCTTATCATGGTTTTGCCCATTTTAAATCCCATTGCTCCTCCAATTATTAAAATTGGGATTTCAATTATTCCGTGAGGCAAAATTCCAAGCAAAAATAAGCTAAGATTGGAATTTTGAAGAAAAAAGAAAAATAAAATGCCTAGAATTCCCCCGTTAACAAGAAGAACAAAGAAGGGAAAGATAGAAAATAGCATTCCTAAAAAAACCGTCAAAAATAAAGAAACTGTATTATTGATGAAAATAAAGAAAAAGAGCTCTATATTCCCCATATTAACAAGCGAAGAAGCAATCTTTCTTAATTCTTCCAAAAACATTCCGTCTTTATCAAAAACCTTTTCACCTAAAAAATAGCCGTTAATAAATGAAAAAAAGAATATTAAAAAAGAGAAGCCCAAAAATGGCTTAAGAGAAAAAAAATATTC
The nucleotide sequence above comes from Candidatus Paceibacterota bacterium. Encoded proteins:
- the xseA gene encoding exodeoxyribonuclease VII large subunit → MDNSILSVSQFITRINIGLKKAKVKIIGEVGRADVGPKGHVYFTLRDENKQSVISCAIWKFKYDLFGIELKEGLKVIISGAPEIYPSTGRLSLIVTSLEIAGEGVLKKEYEKLKKKLSEEGIFAPERKREIPQYPKKIGLITSLRGAVIADFSNNLGKYGFEVKIIDCRVEGQEAVSDILGAIRTFKKKDIELLVIMRGGGALETLAPLMPFNNEKLVREVAKFPVPVISAIGHHKDVPLLSMASDLNVSTPSIAATTINRSWDNLLSFLENEERKIFYSYQDILKKGEESLKTIATLIKDSKELIFKKYEEIENKLRVSYFVFKNNIINVKINFEGKKNKIILDMERCLDEAINYLEKTEKIVFANSPERQLSLGYSITRAKGKILKSVQGLLEGEEISVALKDGSVISNVKKIIKKN
- a CDS encoding putative glycoside hydrolase — encoded protein: MTGWTASSKSRTSDMLEIVKNTRINSVVIDIKDYSGYVFYKTNVPEVKAYGAEKIIIPNIEELIEKFHNEKAYVIARMVIFQDPVLARARPDIAIRRKFNPNVLWTDKSGLTWIDPSSKEAWEYNLKIAKDAFEKGFDEVNFDYIRFPSDGNLKDMDFPLWDGEKQKRAIIRDFAQYLRRGTMGKNLSVDLFGLVTVNSDDLGIGQVLEDFVPFFDYISPMVYPSHYAHGFRGYANPAEYPYEVVYYSMKRAKERIDALPYEKKAKLRPWLQDFNLGAVYDEQMVKSQIRAVYDALKEDFKGYMLWNPRNIYTRGAIKY
- a CDS encoding stage II sporulation protein M → MNLDRKINYKEYFFSLKPFLGFSFLIFFFSFINGYFLGEKVFDKDGMFLEELRKIASSLVNMGNIELFFFIFINNTVSLFLTVFLGMLFSIFPFFVLLVNGGILGILFFFFLQNSNLSLFLLGILPHGIIEIPILIIGGAMGFKMGKTMISVLFKKKGDLREEISLSFVFFARFLFPLIAIAALVEVFITGSILDIMK